The proteins below come from a single Zea mays cultivar B73 chromosome 8, Zm-B73-REFERENCE-NAM-5.0, whole genome shotgun sequence genomic window:
- the LOC100276476 gene encoding uncharacterized protein LOC100276476 (The RefSeq protein has 5 substitutions compared to this genomic sequence), with translation MPKGAKKRAKLKKQQQQGHPDDGGNTNASSGNGNGSDNNNNASSGRDGDPHLCIPPKVSRVDASEDSMESSEEMVTPRAAASEPDEEERKAPAAEVPVERAVEADVAGSGEVIVDAFPPETAGHVREGEVDEAEVEVHAVVAQEPEVKDVLVAEESVVQESVADAPAVKEVAKVHPVLESELKVDEVVVVEQTPVAPDVKGAGATVVLKTPELIRRNVVVKDPAEVSRSQDTADVHTTEVARGPAVAVVASGQRATWWNCCGLFDALIGSGR, from the exons ATGCCGAAGGGCGCCAAGAAGCGCGCCAAACTCaagaagcagcagcagcagggtcACCCCGACGATGGCGGCAACACAAACGCCAGCAGCGGCAATGGTAACGGCAGCGATAACAACAACAACGCCTCGAGCGGCCGCGACGGCGACCCCCACCTGTGCATCCCACCAAAAGTTTCTCGCG TCGATGCGAGCGAGGACTCCATGGAGAGCTCCGAAGAGATGGTGACCCCCAGggccgccgcgtcggagccggacgaGGAGGAGAGGAAGGCCCCCGCGGCCGAGGTTCCCGTGGAGCGTGCCGTCGAGGCGGACGTCGCCGGGTCTGGGGAGGTCATTGTGGACGCGTTTCCACCGGAAACCGCTGGGCATGTACGTGAGGGCGAGGTGGATGAAGCAGAGGTGGAGGTGCACGCCGTGGTGGCACAGGAACCGGAGGTAAAGGATGTGTTGGTGGCCGAGGAATCCGTGGTACAGGAGTCAGTGGCTGATGCGCCGGCGGTGAAGGAGGTGGCCAAGGTGCATCCGGTGCTTGAACCTAAGCTGAAGGTtgatgaagttgtggtggtcgaGCAAACGCCTGTAGCACCAGATGTGAAGGGCGCCGGGGCTACTGTTGTGTTGAAAACACCAGAGCTGATTAGGAGAAATGTGGTTGTCAAGGACCCTGCTGAGGTGTCGAGATCTCAGGACGCTGCTGATGTGCATACTACAGAG GTGGCCCGTGGACCTGCAGTGGCAGTGGTTGCTTCAGGGCAGCGGGCAACATGGTGGAATTGCTGTGGCCTTTTTGATGCTTTTACTGGTTCAGGGAGATAG